The DNA sequence CATCTGCTCTGCATTTTCATCCTTTGTTTTCTAGGCACGACTCCtttccagcctcctcttcttgtTAATAACTATGTTTTTAGGCTATTTGGCTTTAGatgttttaatgtgtttttttttttaaggcagaaagTGTGTTCCCTAACACTCTTTTTGATACCTATACAGCTCTTCCACCATCTGCTATTTCATACATAGTAATCATCCATCCTAGAGCAGCCTTGTAACACTGTGGTGGGTAGGGGGCCTTCTAAGGACCTTCTCCTTAGGCCAAGCAATGGAAATCAAGACGCATCAGTACAGTGTCAGGTCAGGATCCAAATGAGggtcagtttttctttctatagGCATAAGaaagtactattttttttttctcagaggtgGGCAAATGGCAAGTGCAACACCAGGAAGGGATGCAGCCACGCTGAGCTCTGCCAGGCTGTGTGTCCAGCAGCACAGTTATGCTCCCTGAGAACAGGATGGCACAGCACATCTCACAGACGGTGCCATATACTCCAGCCTTTCCACAGTGTCTTTGAACTGTGGTTCAGGTCTCTGAACCAACAATGGCTTCagaatgaataattaaaaaattaattagttcCTGAAAAACTGTTCCTAAAACCTGCCAATGCCCACTCTCCTTGCCAAATTCCCGATGTGAACTGTGTGTCAGTCCCTGTTTCATAAGGAAGTGGGCACTGTTAGGTGTATTTATACTGACCAGCATGGGACTCTACACAGTAACGGAACGTGACAAACTGGTCACCAGTGTTTTGAAGACACTCCTATGTTTAAAAGGAATACAAGAAATTCTAAGGTGAGTTACCTACTTTCCCCTTCCTGAAATCCACCCCAACAACTGCATCTATAAGAAGAATGCCTGAGTCCCAGCACAGGAATGTGCTTCCCTGGTTTTCATCCAACATATGCCCTGAagggtttatttttctgctgttagtTTGGTGCCTAAAATCCAGCATGTTGCTGTGCTGTGTTCTCTGCTCCCAGTCCTTGGCTGTGGCGTCAGGACTTGATGTCTCTGCTTTAGCACAAACGTATCCTAAAGTTTGGTGTGCACCACCAGAGGATCACCCAAGGACACAGGAACCTGGGAacgctgcagggctgcagcggGACTCCTCTCGGGCAGAGGGGAGTTGGATTGTGCCACGTGATAATGGAAATGACTGTTGCTTAAGCAACTGCCAGACGTTTCAGAAGTCCCTGGGCAACACTAGCTGATGACAAGAGTTTATGCGACTCGTACTGTGCTTTACATATCCTCAAAGCATGAAAAGCCGAATGTTGAGCCCAATTTCATCCCCACATACATGAGCTCTTCAGGGAACAGCTGGGTACGGCAGCCTCTCCCCTGGTAAATACCCCCTCCCTGAGCTGGGTTAAGAGACTGTGCCAGGGGAAGCCTGATGATAGTCCACTTTTTaatcagcatttattttataaactgaGTTTTTACAATTGTTTAGATGCTTACAGACATCTTTAGTACCTGTGGCGAAGGTTTGCTATGAGACACTAAGTGGGGGGAAATGAGCAGAATACACTGAGGCAGATTACTTTTGATGAAATGTCACAAATAAATTTATCCCTTTTATGATGAGTCTCATGATACAGGATTCAATCGCTTTACTTAGAGCCTCAGATCTTTGAGTGGCAggattttaagatatttttctttcttccccaggtaaattttcagttttccaagcCTTGCTGACTGTTGAGAAAGGGatcaactttaaaaaaaaaaatcaccagtgGCAAATTCAAATAATCTTAGGTAGAAACCTTAAAAAATTACAAGTTTTTTTTAGGCAGTCCTGTGGTTCCTGACAGCTTACCTTGTGGTTTTTGAATGCTTGGAGTTCGAAGTGCTGCtgcaatgaattttaaaatagagaCTTTCAGCTTGATGAAACTGCAGTGCACTATAATGTAAtaggaaatgggaaaagggGCTTAAAGGTCCCATTAACACCTTACAAACAGATAGCAGTAATACATAAGACAACCCTAAGGCTTAAGCAATATCAGGCCACTTCCAGACTTGAGCAGATCTGACCCAGCTGTAGCCTGAGGACAGCACTAAGAAACCACATGGGAGAAACGGTGCAGAGCTGTAGGAAAACCCAACAAAGTGTGAAAAGAGTTTGCGCAGAACTGAATGAAGTATTCACCTCATCTTCTACACCCGAAACCCAGAAGGATTTGTCCTGTCTGGCTGCTGGTGCCCGGCAGGACTCCCCTGACAACCCTAAACCAGATGGGACTTAAAATGCACCTCACGGTACTTGAGTTCACACAACTTCTTGCCTCTAACTACTGTGACCACCAGAAACAAGTTTTTAGGACCCTGCAGGGCTAAAGGGTTCCAAGCCCTACCTTGGCCAGATGCTCTGCTGGTCCTGCTGTCTCCGGAGCATCTCTTCGTCTTCACTTGTCCTTCAGCGTGGCCATGCCCAGGGCCTCCGAGCTGTAGTCGTACTGGTTGCTGGAGGACATGGACCGTCCCCAGGAGCACTGCAGGTTAGAGCCTCTCTTGCGAAAGGAAGATGTGAACCTGTAGAAGTTGCGGTGCCTGTTGCGGAGGTATTCCCGGTAGTTTTTGGTGAGCAGGGTGTAGAGGAAAGGGTTGATGCAACTGTTGCTATAGGTCAGGCAGGTCACCAGGTAGTTAATGCACTTCTGGGTTTGGGTGGTGAGCTGCAAGGAGCTGCTGTAGAGTCGCACCAGCTGCCAGATCCAAAAGGGCAGGAAGCAGGCCCAGAAGACCAGCACGATGCTGAAAATCATGATGAGGACCTTCTGCCGGGGGGACCTCTTGCTCTTCTCTTTGTGGGGGGGATTCCTCTGGGACTCCAGGTAGGTCCTGGCCAGGCGCGTGTAGAGGAAGCCGATGATGATGCCCGGGGCCATGATGCTGGTGCTGAAGAGCACCGTCAGGTAGGTCCGGTAGGCATCCACGCTCCAGGTGGGCGCGCACATCCTCTTCACCTTGCCCTCGGCCTTGCCGCCCTCGGTCAGCGTGACCATCAGCATCATGGGCAGAGTCAGGAGCAGCGACACCGACCAGACGGCCCCCGCCGTCGCCTTGCGGTACCCACGGGAGCGCTTCAGGGTGTCCAAGGGCCGGGTGACGGCCAGGTACCGCTCGGTGCACATCAGGGTGAGGGTGAAGATGCTGGCGTGCATGGTGAGCAGGTCGAGGCTGAGCAGGATGCGGCACCCCAGGTCCCCGAAGTACCAGTCCTGCGCCAGGTAGGTGCAGACGATGAAGGGGATGGTGGAGAGGTAGAGCAGGTCTGCCAGGGCCAGGCTGACGATGGAGCTGTACATGGGGGCGGCGCAGCGCACCGAGTGGCACATCACCACCAGCGTGTAGACGTTCCCCGCCACCCCGGCCACGTACATCACCGACAGCACTGTCCCGAAGGCCGAGGGGATCAGCAGGGGGCCTCCCCCGGGGGCGGCCGAGCCGTTAccccccgccgccgccgtcCCGTTCGGCTCCAtgggcggcggcggcggccccgAGCCCCGCACCGAGCCCCGAGCCCCGCACCGAGCCCGCCGCTCCGCCCCCGCGGGACGCAGGGCGGGAccggggctgccgggggggCTGCGGCACAGTCCCGGGGGGGATCCCCGCTccctcccgccccgccggggCTGCACGGGGACCCTCCGGTTCTGCCCCGCCGGAGCTCCGAGGGGTCCCCCCGGTTCCCTCCCGCCCGCCGGGATGCGAGGGGCTCGCTCGGTTCTGCCCCGCCGGTGTTCCAGGAGGTTCCCACCCGCCTCCCTCCTGACCCCCGGGGGCTCCAGGGGTCCCCTCCGAGGCTGTAAGGAGTCCCACGCGCTTCCCTCTGCTCCGCAGGAGCTCCGAGTTGTCCTTCCcggctccctcctgccctgtcGAGGCTCCAAGGcgtccccctgtcccctcctgccccgcCGGGGCTGCAGGgactcctcctctttcctctcgCCCTGCTCCAAGGGGGCTCCGAGGGGTCGCTGCCGGTTCCCCCCTATCCCACCGGGGCTGCGAGGGGTCCCTCCCGTCCCGCCGGGTGTCCAAGGGGTCCCTCGCCGGGCCTTCAAGGAgaccccctgctcccctccccagaggtgccccctcttccctcccgccccgccggggCTGCCAAGGCCCCTCCGCAGCTCTGAGGGGTCCCCCCGCTTCCCCCCTGCCCCGCTGCAGCTCTGAGGGGTCTCCCCGCTACTCCCCCTGCCCCGCTGCAGCTCTGAGGGGTCCCCCGCTTCCCCCCTGCCCCGCCAAGTCTCTAAAGGGtccccccgctcccctcccGCCCCACTGGAGCCCCAGAAGGTCCTGCTTCCCTCCCGCCCTCCGAGGCTCCGAAGACTCTCCCCCCGCTTCCCTCCCGCCTCGCAGGAGCTCCAGGAAGTCCCTCGCGGCTCCGTCGTGTCCCGCCGGGGCCGCGAGGGacccctcctcttccctcctgccccgcCGCGGCGCAGCGGGGTCCCCCCTGGTTTCCTCCGGCCCCACCAACTCTCCACAGGGTCCCCCTGCCGCCCTCCCTCCCGCCGGAGCTCCAGGAcgtccccccctctcccctccggCACTACTGCCGCTCCAAAgctccccttctcttccctcctgccccgcCGAGGCTGCAAAGGATCCCCCCCGCTTCCCACCTGCCCCGCCGGGGCTCCAAGGAGTCCCCCCTCAGTTTCCCCCTATCCCACCCGAGCTCCAGGGGGTCcccctgctttcctcctgccccaccgGGGCTCCCAGGAGACCCCCTCGCCCCTCCCCTCCGGTGCCACCAGGTCTCCAGGGGGTCCCCCGCTCCCCCCCGGTGTCTCCCCGCTTCCCTTCCCGAGCCCGGTGGGGGCTCCCGCCGCTGCCGCCGTTCCTGCTCTCGGGGCGAGGGGGCTGCGGGCAGGAGGGAGAGCTGCGGGGGCGCGCGGGGGTACGGCGGGATTCGGTGGAGGGTTTCGGTGGAGGGGGATGCAAACCTGGGGCCGAGATACCTCTGATTTCATAGGAATAGCGTGTGTGTGTTGAATTTTGCTCTGAACAGCGCAGCAACGTTAGAGGAAGGTTTAAATTCGAGCCTTAGTGACTGCTAATTCGCCTGAAGAGGGTGATGCGCGGAGTGTGACGAGTGAGGTTCGCAGAGGCAACTTTTCTGAACAGGAAATATGGGGACAGATACAAAATCAATGACAGTCTCGCATTTCAATCTTTTAGAGACGAGGGCAATCCGTAGTCAAAGGACGGCATTCCAGGGGTACGAGTGCTGTGTCTCCTCAGTCTCCATTGATTTTCTAACCGGAATTAACTGGCTTTTATGCCTTCAGACATTTCTGCTTGCATCCAGAGTGCTAAAATGACTgctatgtatttatttgcttgGTTTAATCCCCCCTCAAAGTACCTTTGTGCAAACTGTCATCTAGTTGTCTGTGGCGTGCTATGAAGCGGTGAAACTCTTGTTGACTTGTAGGAGCAGGATTCAGCCCTATGAAAATATCGTATGGAATACTCGTCTCTAATTTGCTGCAAAGTTAATATGCGCACGTGTAACTCTGCTTTCCTACCCTACTGCTCACGAATGTGCGTATCGCTTTCCAAAGCTCTCCAAATGCTTAAAGCTACATTCAGGAAAGGAGCTGGTTCAACCATGATTTGAATGCTggtgagggagggagaagaatcTAAATTGAATTATTGTCAGGCAGGTTTTGCTTTATCAGATTCAGCTATCGCCTTGCAAAGTTGAAATCCAGGCGCTGGGATGGAGAGGCGTCTTTTCTTCGCTGGAAGTTGGGACTCCATCCCATGCCAGCGCCCTCAGCAGCCCTGCATTCCTCCGTGGCAGCTGGACCCAGCAGCTGGGAATGCAGCCGGATACCTTACTGGGGCCAAATCCTGCCTGCATGGCAGCGAAGGGGATTGACTGCCACGGACTCCGAGTAAGATCCGGGTTTGGCATCAATAGATCATCTCTGAGAATTAGGTTGCACGCAACTTTTGCAGTCCtgtctcctttttgttttgaagctgttttctgcactgtttcattttttggcCAGGACAGAAGGCCaaaagagagcagaacagaTATTTTGTTCTGTGCCATGTCACCTAATTTGTTTTGGGGATCACGTGAGATGGTAGTGATAGGCAGAGCGATGCATTAAACACAGAAGTACTTAAACTGTTTAGTAAATACCCaatttcaacttctttttttttccttccagtagAAGAATATTTAATTGAGCAAAGCTAAGCATTAATGAGACCATGAGACACTTGTTTTCTTGGATGTGTAGGATACTCAGATGTATCCATGGGAACTTGCTCCTATTAAAATCTTAAAAGGTAGTTTGCTGCCTGAAGTCattctgcagcagagcaaagcCTGCTCTCTGAGCAAGAGGCACTTCTTGACGATGCTCTGCTCTGGAAACGCTCCGAGTCTCTTTTGAACACCCACAAGAACTGACACAGCACTCGATGCCTGGCGGAATCGGGTCTGGAGCGTAGGACAACTGTGATCAATCAGAACTAGGAAGGGGACAACGCAGGAGGCTGAAATACTGATGTTTCCTGTTTGTAcacaaaatatacatttttttagcAGCGTGGGTGACAAGCTGCCAGAAGAAGTGGCAAATTTTCCGTTTCTCCAGATGTCTGAGTAAGGACTGCAAGTGCCTTTCTGGAAGATGTATTTTAATCAAACAGAAATACGGAGCTCAGCGCAGAATTACTGTCAGAATAAACCCTCAGGGACATACTGCACACAAAGCCAAGTCATCAAGGATCAAATTGTCTTTTATGAACCTCAAAATCGGTTAATCCTcgataaaaaaattaaagtctgtaaattgttcttttttcttataataTCTAAAAAGTATTGGTATGAAAGTGATTAATAATGTATTTCATGTGCAAAACTTCCCCTCTAGAGGTATTTATGCTAGTGCACAAAACATACCCAGCCATCTTAAATTATAGCTCCATTTGGCTCTTTATTGCCTGTTTCAAATCgaaatatttttcaggtgcTCGGTGCCTAATTTTAGATTATTCTAAGAAAACTGTCTGCTTATTAGGAAGTGGATAATAGCAGTCTACATGCTGAGGGCTGTTTGAGTAGCCgtgttcaatgtctttttttataaCCCCCTTGGTTTACTCATGAATAGCTGGTGCTCCTTTGTGTGGTTATGAAGGTCAGAGAATATATGGTGGGCAGCTGAGAGCTGTAGCCTTGGCAAATTGAAAGATGCTCTCATCGCTCCATTCAGCTGTGATAGGCTTCAAAACTAAGTGCTGGCCAGGCAGAAGGGAGGCAGTGAGTGTTTGGAAGCAGAGGCTCCGCGTTAGGGACTGTCATGGTAAGTGCTGTCCTGGTGGAATTTTATTGTTGAGAGTGATTTTTGAAGTTCAGGGAAGGGGATATGTGAAatgctgcctttcctccttttcagcATCCATCACCTCTGAGTGTATGGATGATTCAGCCTTGGGATGGGATTGCTTTTAATTGTACTAATTCTGCCTGGCCAGGCGAGCTCTGCTGTTCCTTTCAATGCCTTATACCCCTTAACCATGTGGCCACTGCTTTTCCCATCGGATTCCTACTCAGCAGGATGTGAAAAGACCTAACTGATCACTTGGCAAAACATTAGGAAAGTATTTAGCTTTTGCCAAATTCAGAGAGGTCTTGATACAGCATCCATGTGGGAAAAGCTGAGATGGACACAGCTCTAGAGAAGCGTGAGGGTGAGGTTTGTTAGATCCCAAACACGTGTTGTCAGATGAGATCCATACATTCATTTCTTAATCCTAAACTTGGAGGCTCAAAGTTATCATCTGTTAGTTTAGAGCCTGTAAATGGAATGTAATGTCGTAGTGGAAGTGAATGACAAAGAGGTTTCGAAAGCAACTGCAGCATAATATCCCATGGGGTAGCCAGAGACTGATTCGGCTGCGTTGCTTAACTCAGCAGCATATGCCATACAGAACCTTTTCTCCAGTTGCTAATATACTAATATATAATCTCTGTAGCTTGGCAATTGAACCTCATTGAAATGATTTTTATGCTCTGTTATAATACGTGTAGGTCTTCATCTCCATTTGAAATTGGTTTTGAACCAGAATTGTGACTCAGATGCAAAGGATTCTTTAAAACTGGGGACCATGCACAGCTAAGCCACTGATCTTGGTGGCATCATTCCTGATCTGCAAAGCTATAAGCGTAAGCAAATTTGTCAAAGCAAAGCTTGTCATTAATACTTACATTTACACATGTCTCATAGAGTTGAACATGCccttaaatttaaatttacagaTATACTTTAAATTAAAGTTAGAGCTCTTTTTTCCCACTTGGATGTTTAAGAGGCGAATGTCCTAGAACTGGAGGAGTCACTGGAGAGAACTAGAACCCTCTCCAAGATCTCTGAAGATGACTGCGTGACAGGTTTCAGGCAGCGTTATTTCAGGGACGTAATtgagtgggttttttaaagCCCTCCCAGATATAGAGGACTTAACACGGACTTGCTTCTGTACCTCTTAGTCACAGCTCTCGTAAGCAAATGCATCgctctctccttcctgctgccacGTGTAAAAAGTAGCGTCACCAGCAGCGTAAGGTCTTAGATGTCACGTGGATTTGCAGCCATGGAGAATCTGCCTTGCTCCCTTTGGAGGCACACTGCGGGTCACTGCAGGAAGGCACAATCAGGGGTGCTGAGTCCAAGTCCACTTAATTGCAAGCAGCTATGTAATAGATTCTAATCCAGAAAATCAGCTCCTTACCTCTTGTACATCCAAAGACATCAAAGCATTTTCAGAGTGCTGCTTTAAGCCTGAGATTATACCCCGCACAGATTACCGTAGGTCACGAGAAAAGATGGGAAAGCAAAGGCTTTGTCCTTGGTTTTTGCAGTAGAGGAAGGGTGTAAGTGATATGCTACTATTGTGACTTCGAGCCGTAAGGGCTCTGGCAGGATTTTTAGGTTACTTTTGTGTTAGAGCATTTGAAAAGAGATCATTTTACAGTGGAAATAATACGTGTTAATAACCCCAAATAATTTCCTGTGGAAATACCAGCCACTGTTCCTCTTAgttttttactctttctctcCCACCTAAAAGACAGAATTgtacactgaagaaaaataaaatcacccTTCTTCACCATGCATGCGACTACAAAGGAGACAGCACTGGCTCCAG is a window from the Cuculus canorus isolate bCucCan1 chromosome 18, bCucCan1.pri, whole genome shotgun sequence genome containing:
- the LOC104068680 gene encoding urotensin-2 receptor yields the protein MEPNGTAAAGGNGSAAPGGGPLLIPSAFGTVLSVMYVAGVAGNVYTLVVMCHSVRCAAPMYSSIVSLALADLLYLSTIPFIVCTYLAQDWYFGDLGCRILLSLDLLTMHASIFTLTLMCTERYLAVTRPLDTLKRSRGYRKATAGAVWSVSLLLTLPMMLMVTLTEGGKAEGKVKRMCAPTWSVDAYRTYLTVLFSTSIMAPGIIIGFLYTRLARTYLESQRNPPHKEKSKRSPRQKVLIMIFSIVLVFWACFLPFWIWQLVRLYSSSLQLTTQTQKCINYLVTCLTYSNSCINPFLYTLLTKNYREYLRNRHRNFYRFTSSFRKRGSNLQCSWGRSMSSSNQYDYSSEALGMATLKDK